From a region of the Vanrija pseudolonga chromosome 2, complete sequence genome:
- the SPCP1E11.10 gene encoding Ankyrin repeat-containing protein — protein sequence MVQARAAKNLWVAASDGDIARVQELIASGATANDKDEHSYTPMHAAASYAHLPLLEYLVSVGGDVNLPDDDGDTPLFTCESVDAARWLVEHGANAAHRNDEGQTAADSVEDEHPAVAAYLRSVTGEAAPAAPAGAEVSQYAVDQYASRQTDDLLAETQRIMEEAERDGTDPEERLREVVGRAVRQGFNYGGELGHAADDAAATGDDAKRARGE from the exons ATGGTCCAGGCTAGAGCAGCAAAGAACCTCTGGGTCGCCGCGTCCGACGGCGACATCGCGCGCGTTCAG GAGCTGATCGCCTCTGGCGCGACGGCAaacgacaaggacgagcacAGCTACACGCCgatgcacgccgccgcgtcgtacGCGCACCTCCCGCTGCTCGAGTACCTCGTCAGCGTGGGCGGAGACGTCAAcctgcccgacgacgacggggacaCGCCGCTCTTCACGTGTGAgagcgtcgacgccgcgcgctggctcgtcgagcacggcgccaacgccgctCACCGGAATGACGAGGGACAGACG gccgccgacagcgtcgaggacgagcacccagccgtcgccgcctaCCTCCGCAGCGtgacgggcgaggcggcccccgctgccccagccggcgccgaagTGTCCCAGTACGCTGTGGACCAGTACGCTTCCCGCCAGACCGACGACCTGCTGGCCGAGACGCAGCGCATcatggaggaggcggagcgcgatggtaccgaccccgaggagaGACTGCGCGAAGTTGTTGGCCGGGCGGTGCGCCAGGGCTTCAACTACGGTGGCGAGCTTGGACACGCTGCCGATGACGCTGCGGccaccggcgacgacgcaaaGCGGGCGCGTGGAGAGTAG
- the pi047 gene encoding Adenosylhomocysteinase: MSYKVADISLAAFGRKEISLAEKEMPGLMYFREKYGPSQPLKGARIAGCLHMTIQTAVLIETLTALGAEVTWSSCNIFSTQDHAAAAIAATGVPVYAWKGETDEEYTWCIEQTLTAFPDGKPLNLILDDGGDLTTLVHEKYPQYLADIRGVSEETTTGVHHLYRALKDGKLKLPAINVNDSVTKSKFDNYYGCRESLVDGIKRATDVMIAGKVAVVAGFGDVGKGCAESLRSYGARVIVTEIDPINALQASMSGYEVATMEEAAPQANIVVTTTGNRDIVTANDFLAFPDYAIVSNIGHFDIEIDVAWLKANAVEHVNIKPQVDLFTLTNGRHIILLAEGRLVNLGCATGHPSFVMSCSFANQVAAQIALWNDKEGIYQRPSVSVLPKHLDEEVARAHLKQLNVRLTTLTPVQQDYLGLFPEKADFEGFKPAHYRY; the protein is encoded by the exons ATGTCGTACAAGGTCGCTGacatctcgctcgccgctTTCGGCCGCAAGGAGATCTCcctcgccgagaaggagatgCCTGGTCTCATGTACTTCCGTGAGAAGTACGGCCCCTCGCAGCCCCTCAAGGGTGCCCGCATTGCTGGCTGTCTCCACAT GACCATCCAGACTGCCGTCCTCATCGAGACCCTCACCGCTCTCGGTGCCGAGGTCACCTGGTCGTCGTGCAACATCTTCTCCACCCAGGaccacgccgctgctgccatcGCCGCTACCGGTGTCCCCGTCTACGCCTGGAAGGGCGAGACCGACGAGGAGTACACCTGGTGCATTGAGCAGACCCTCACCGCCTTCCCCGACGGCAAGCCCCTCaacctcatcctcgacgacggaGGTGACCTCACCACCCTCGTCCACGAGAAGTACCCCCagtacctcgccgacatcCGCGGTGTCTCTGAGGAGACCACCACCGGTGTCCACCACCTCTACCGCGCtctcaaggacggcaagctcaagctccCCGCCATCAACGTCAACGACTCGGTCACCAAGTCCAAGTTCGACAACTACTACGGCTGCCGCGagtcgctcgtcgacggcatcaaGCGCGCCACCGACGTTATGATTGCCGGCAAGgttgctgtcgtcgccggctTCGGTGACGTCGGCAAGGGC TGCGCCGAGTCTCTCCGCTCGTACGGTGCCCGTGTCATCGTTACCGAGATCGACCCCATCAACGCCCTCCAGGCTTCCATGTCGGGCTACGAGGTCGCCACCATGGAGGAGGCCGCCCCCCAGGCCAACATtgtcgtcaccaccaccggtAACCGCGACATTGTGACCGCGAACGACTTCCTCGCTTTCCCCGACTACGCCATCGTTTCGAACATCGG CCACTTCGATATCGAGATTGACGTTGCCTGGCTTAAGGCCAACGCTGTTGAGCACGTCAACATCAAGCCCCAGGTTGACCTCTTCACCCTCACCAACGGCCGCCacatcatcctcctcgccgagggccgtCTTGTCAACCTTGGCTGCGCCACTGGCCACCCCTCGTTCGTCATGTCGTGCTCGTTCGCCAACCAGGTTGCGGCCCAGATCGCGCTCTGGAACGACAAGGAGGGCATTTACCAGCGCCCGAGCGTGTCTGTCTTGCCCAAGC accttgacgaggaggttGCGAGGGCGCACCTTAAGCAGCTCAATGTCCGCTTGACCACTCTTACTCCTGTCCAG CAAGACTATTTGGGCCTGTTCCCCGAGAAGGCGGACTTCGAGGGCTTCAAGCCTGCTCA CTACCGCTACTAA
- the TPS2 gene encoding Trehalose-phosphatase encodes MEESMHPDPTPALPPSLEDIREQVARLEAAHRAKGLPLSGRIIHVAHHLPVEIVRLAQPNDTDVALTSPITPEFKPEDIVTVESADQKWKIHARQGHTAMVSGIRSLSDTHEQLVVAWTGDILSQPAGKTGQSTPNLGPTNPSSFVLQDNVELHAAPTQSPLMVIGSDFDFKEQREITNELKRFSDTEVEQEGYGKLTYVPVFMPQEISKGHYEGYCKTTLWPLFHYLLWLDSTATVPSPDPSWIAYQKANELFAKRVAEVWKPGDLVFVHDYHLQLVPKLIREFLGQSAHVSFPGPYGTQPPTSAAQSDSASAKSGDHSRDPSEVMIALFVHTPWPSSEIFRCLPKRNEILEGMLGANLVLFQTYSYSRHFISSCIRVCGYESTTNGVDVNGVITVVSHCPIGIDVKRVAHDRDAPGVRPKMDSLRQLYADKKIIVGREKLDAPKGVYNKLQAFEVFLEKYPDWRNKVVLIQVTTPALSESPKLERMVAELVSHINGTYGSLDFTPVHHYHQAIERDEYFALLSVADLALITSLRDGMNTTSMEFIICQDKSNKSPLVLSEFMGTSSSFGEALKINPHDLVGVADAIEKGLSMGEEEKETRHAALYKSVVGHTSHTWAATMVQLLLENVGNEHTAHQTPVLDTALMKSKYASAKKRLMLFDYDGTLTPIVKVPSAAVPTARTRAAIAALAADPKNVVYLISGRDGDFLEEHWGMVKHLGFSAEHGSFVKTREDGEWMNMTEALDMSWMSEVEEIFRYYTERTTGSTIELKKASITWHYRNADPVFGEFQCKQALDLLESSLAPRRPIEVLVGKKNLEVRPLAINKGEIVRRLIYENPDADFIMCAGDDKTDEDMFRALRTVFPPGGPREDEPVLMKPPVGITSVLDPDDAEALPEKEIHIRPDGVFATTVGSAAKKTLAGWHVTGPEEVVDAVEQLLKK; translated from the exons ATGGAGGAGTCGATGCACCCCGacccgacgccggcgctTCCGCCATCGCTCGAAGACATtcgcgagcaggtcgcgcgTCTTGAAGCGGCCCACAGAGCGAAGGGCTTGCCCTTATCCGGACGTATCATTCACGTCGCGCACCACCTGCCTGTCGAAATTGTTCGGCTCGCTCAGCCCAACGACACTGATGTCGCCCTGACGTCACCCATCACACCAGAGTTCAAGCCAGAGGACATTGTCACTGTCGAGAGCGCGGACCAGAAGTGGAAGATTCATGCCCGACAGGGCCACACGGCAATGGTGTCGGGTATCCGCTCCTTGTCCGACACTCATGAGCAGCTTGTCGTTGCATGGACAGGAGATATCCTCTCCCAGCCCGCTGGGAAGACTGGCCAGTCGACGCCGAACCTCGGCCCCACAAACCCGTCCTCGTTTGTGCTCCAGGACAATGTCGAGTTGCATGCAGCTCCAACTCAGTCGCCACTCATGGTCATTGGCAGCGACTTTGATTTCAAGGAGCAAAGAGAAATCACCAACGAGCTCAAGAGGTTCAGCgacaccgaggtcgagcaggaggGTTACGGCAAGCTCACCTACGTCCCCGTTTTCATGCCCCAGGAGATCAGCAAGGGCCATTATGAGGGATACTGCAAGACTA CACTATGGCCCCTCTTCCACTACCTTCTGTGGCTTGACTCTACGGCTACGGTCCCTTCGCCTGACCCCTCCTGGATCGCCTACCAGAAGGCCAATGAGCTCTTCGCCAAgcgtgtcgccgaggtctGGAAGCCGGGAGACTTGGTCTTTGTACACGACTACCACCTCCAGCTTGTACCCAAGCTCATTCGCGAGTTCTTGGGACAGTCGGCTCACGTGAGCTTCCCTGGCCCCTACGGCACTCAGCCGCCTACCTCTGCAGCTCAGAGTgacagcgccagcgccaagtCCGGTGACCACAGCCGAGACCCGAGCGAGGTCATGATCGCCCTGTTTGTGCACACACCGTGGCCCAGTTCAGAGATCTTCCGCTGCCTTCCCA AGAGAAACGAAATCCTCGAGGGCATGCTCGGAGCCAACTTGGTTCTCTTCCAGACCTACTCGTACTCTCGCCACTTCATTTCGAGCTGTATTCGTGTCTGCGGCTACGAGTCGACTACCAACGGTGTTGATGTCAACGGTGTCATCACGGTTGTCAGCCACTGCCCCATTGGCATCGACGTCAAGCGTGTGGCCCACGACCGCGACGCCCCTGGTGTGCGCCCCAAGATGGACAGCCTCCGCCAGCTCTACGCCGACAAGAAGATTATTGTCGGCCGTGAGAAGCTTGACGCACCCAAGGGAGTGTACAACAAACTGCAGGCGTTCGAAGTCTTCCTTGAAAAGTACCCAGACTGGAGGAACAAGGTCGTGCTCATTCAGGTGACTACACCGGCCCTGTCCGAGTCGCCCAAGCTCGAGAGAATggtggccgagctcgtcagcCACATCAACGGCACCTACGGTAGCCTCGACTTTACCCCTGTTCACCATTA CCACCAGGCcattgagcgcgacgagtaCTTTGCTCTCCTCTCAGTCGCTGACCTCGCCCTCATCACCTCTCTCCGTGACGGCATGAACACCACTTCCATGGAGTTCATCATCTGCCAGGACAAGTCGAACAAGTCGCCCTTGGTCCTGTCCGAGTTCATGGGCACCAGCTCATCGTTTGGTGAGGCTTTGAAGATCAACCCTCACGACCTGGTCGGTGTTGCGGACGCGATCGAGAAAGGCCTGTccatgggcgaggaggagaaggaaaCCCGCCATGCTGCACTCTACAAGAGCGTAGTTGGTCACACTAGCCACACTTGGGCCGCGACAATGgtccagctcctcctcgagaaCGTCGGCAACGAGCACACTGCACACCAAACTCCCGTCCTCGACACTGCGCTTATGAAGTCAAAGTACGCCTCGGCCAAGAAGAGGCTTATGCTCTTCGACTACGACGGCACCCTCACCCCTATTGTCAAGGTTCCCTCGGCGGCTGTTCCTACTGCCCGCACCCGTGCCGCcattgccgccctcgctgccgaccccAAGAACGTCGTCTACCTCATCTCGGGTCGTGATGGCGACTTCCTTGAGGAGCACTGGGGTATGGTCAAGCACCTGGGCTTCTCTGCCGAGCACGGCAGCTTTGTCAAGACGAGAGAGGATGGCGAGTGGATGAACATGACCGAGGCTCTCGACATGAGCTGGATGAGCGAGGTTGAGGAGATCTTCCGCTACTACACGGAGCGAACGACGGGTAGTACCATTGAGCTCAAGAAGGCTTCCATCACCTGGCACTACCGCAACGCCGACCCCGTGTTTGGCGAGTTCCAGTGTAAGCAGGCACTCGACCTGCTGGAGAGCAGCTtggcaccgcgccgaccgaTCGAAGTCCTTGTGGGCAAGAAGAACCTTGAGGTGCGACCTCTGGCCATCAACAAGGGCGAGATTGTCAGACGTCTCATCTATGAGAACCCTGACGCCGACTTTATCATGTgtgccggcgacgacaagaccGATGAGGACATGTTCCGTGCCTTGAGGACAGTATTCCCTCCCGGAGGACcccgcgaggacgagcccgTGTTGATGAAGCCTCCTGTCGGCATCACATccgtcctcgaccccgacgacgctgaGGCGCTTCCTGAGAAGGAGATTCACATCCGACCGGACGGAGTGTTTGCAACCACGGTCGGGTCTGCGGCCAAGAAGACATTAGCTGGCTGGCACGTCACTGGCCCAGAAGAggtggtcgacgccgtcgagcagctcctgAAGAAGTGA